One genomic region from Haloterrigena gelatinilytica encodes:
- a CDS encoding enoyl-CoA hydratase/isomerase family protein, whose translation MHVDSDDDILRIAFDRPAALNAVTKEIAATLADTIEDASPDEYDAIVLTGEGDAFSAGGDLEALAEQPASAREAYTEVEESFGRVVEAMLECPVPIVAKVNGDAVGAGLSIVALADIAYAAADATFSCAFVRIGLVPDTGGTFMLPHIVGLRAAKKLAFTGEFFDAERAADLDLINEAVPSEDLDDRVDETLEQLRERPTEIIGLMKGAMHENMARHWSEALDHENLLQVQARTSDAHAEGVAAFLEDREPEFDA comes from the coding sequence ATGCACGTCGACAGCGACGACGATATCCTCCGGATCGCGTTCGACCGACCGGCGGCGCTCAACGCCGTGACGAAAGAGATCGCCGCGACGCTGGCCGACACGATCGAGGACGCCTCGCCCGACGAGTACGACGCGATCGTCCTCACCGGCGAGGGCGACGCCTTCAGCGCCGGCGGCGACCTCGAGGCGCTGGCCGAACAGCCGGCGTCGGCCCGCGAGGCCTACACGGAGGTCGAGGAGAGCTTCGGCCGCGTCGTCGAGGCGATGCTCGAGTGTCCTGTGCCGATCGTCGCGAAGGTCAACGGCGACGCCGTCGGCGCCGGACTGTCGATCGTCGCCCTGGCGGATATCGCCTACGCCGCCGCCGACGCGACCTTCTCCTGTGCGTTCGTTCGGATCGGCCTCGTCCCCGACACCGGCGGGACGTTCATGCTCCCCCACATCGTCGGCCTCAGAGCCGCCAAGAAACTCGCGTTCACCGGCGAGTTCTTCGACGCCGAGCGGGCGGCCGACCTCGACCTGATCAACGAGGCGGTTCCATCCGAGGACCTCGACGACCGAGTCGACGAGACCCTCGAGCAACTCCGCGAGCGCCCGACGGAGATCATCGGCCTGATGAAAGGAGCCATGCACGAGAACATGGCTCGCCACTGGTCGGAGGCGTTAGACCACGAGAACCTGCTGCAGGTCCAGGCGCGTACCTCCGACGCCCACGCCGAGGGTGTCGCCGCCTTCCTCGAGGATCGAGAGCCGGAGTTCGACGCCTGA
- a CDS encoding helix-turn-helix domain-containing protein has translation MTSIADIEIPADGTGTGELFEAVPSLTCEMERVIASSGHGLWLSGPSQEDIETALDDASAIGSYTLINSEDDRWLYDIEFEPDTIDIFELILEENGTVLSASASSGTWLLSIRFADRESVSSLYDRFDEAGVTPTIVRLFDLAEETKSQCGLTARQYETLVAAIDHGYFEIPREVSMQELSEELGISHQALSERLRRAYRALVTSELNVSEDETVAPPVPSN, from the coding sequence ATGACATCGATCGCAGACATCGAGATTCCGGCCGACGGAACCGGAACCGGCGAGCTGTTCGAGGCGGTCCCCTCACTGACCTGTGAAATGGAGCGCGTGATCGCCTCGAGCGGCCACGGCCTCTGGCTGTCGGGCCCGTCTCAGGAGGACATCGAGACGGCGCTGGACGACGCTTCGGCGATCGGTTCCTACACGCTGATCAACAGCGAGGACGACCGGTGGCTCTACGACATCGAATTCGAACCGGACACCATCGACATCTTCGAGCTGATCCTCGAGGAGAACGGCACGGTGCTGAGCGCCTCAGCCTCGAGCGGCACGTGGCTGCTGAGCATTCGGTTCGCCGACCGCGAGAGCGTGAGTTCGCTCTACGACCGGTTCGACGAGGCCGGCGTCACGCCGACGATCGTTCGCCTGTTCGATCTCGCCGAAGAGACGAAGAGCCAGTGCGGCCTCACCGCCCGGCAGTACGAGACCCTCGTCGCGGCCATCGATCACGGTTACTTCGAGATCCCCCGCGAGGTCTCGATGCAGGAACTGTCGGAAGAGCTCGGCATCTCCCACCAGGCGCTCTCCGAGCGGCTGCGCCGAGCGTATCGCGCGCTCGTCACCTCCGAACTGAACGTCTCCGAGGACGAGACCGTGGCCCCGCCGGTGCCCTCGAACTGA
- a CDS encoding ABC transporter permease, whose translation MTDTDARRDDANSRFGSGLERLTGGMAVPALLGAVLLAYFVVPFAAFFAQVGSVDVIGGLADPATRDAIRTSLVTAPISTAVATVFGVPLAYVLSRASFRGKRLLEAAVLLPLVLPPIVGGVMLLTVVGRYTPIGSTAAALGVPLTDSYAGVILAQTFVAAPFLVVTVRAGFDDVDPRVEEAARTLGYGRLETVRLVSLPLARNAIAAGIVLTFVRALGEFGATMMVAYNPRTMPTRIDVLRIARGLEAIVPIALALLISTVVVVALVQALVGSVRRY comes from the coding sequence GTGACCGATACCGATGCGCGGCGGGACGACGCGAACTCGCGGTTCGGGAGCGGTCTCGAGCGCCTGACCGGCGGGATGGCCGTCCCGGCGCTGCTGGGCGCGGTGTTGCTCGCGTACTTCGTCGTCCCGTTCGCCGCGTTCTTCGCGCAGGTGGGTTCGGTCGACGTGATCGGCGGCCTCGCCGATCCCGCCACGCGGGATGCGATCAGGACGTCGCTGGTGACGGCGCCGATCTCGACGGCCGTCGCGACCGTCTTCGGCGTCCCGCTCGCCTACGTCCTCTCGCGGGCCAGCTTTCGCGGCAAGCGCCTCCTCGAGGCCGCCGTCTTGCTCCCGCTGGTCCTGCCGCCGATCGTCGGCGGCGTGATGCTGCTGACCGTCGTCGGCCGGTACACGCCGATCGGTTCGACCGCAGCGGCCCTCGGCGTGCCGCTGACCGACAGCTACGCCGGCGTGATCCTCGCCCAGACGTTCGTCGCCGCGCCGTTTCTCGTCGTCACCGTCCGCGCCGGCTTCGACGACGTCGATCCGCGCGTCGAGGAGGCCGCCCGGACGCTGGGGTACGGGCGCCTCGAGACGGTCCGCCTGGTCTCGTTGCCGCTGGCGCGAAACGCCATCGCCGCGGGGATCGTCCTGACGTTCGTGCGGGCGCTCGGCGAGTTCGGCGCCACGATGATGGTCGCGTACAACCCGCGGACGATGCCGACGCGCATCGACGTCTTGCGGATCGCCCGCGGTCTCGAGGCGATCGTCCCGATCGCGCTGGCGCTACTGATCAGTACGGTCGTCGTGGTCGCGCTGGTTCAGGCGCTCGTCGGGTCAGTGCGGCGGTATTGA
- a CDS encoding extracellular solute-binding protein, whose translation MVTRDDDARTKRGAGPSGGGRRAFLAAASATAAGVVGTAGCLGAADRVRVLSAGSLAVALEETVGPAFESETGRSYQGEYHGSTVVMRMIEERTKHPDVIVSADAELLRDRLYPDRTDWDVEFAANEVGIAYDPDTALGGRLAAGEPWYEVVADAGADDLAISDPDLDPLGYRAVQLFELAERRHDLEGFRETMLDTASREPDESKLLTGVEAGSRACAVVYRNMAVDHELPFRELPDAYNFGDPAHAETYATATYTTDEGYAARGRPAVYNATVRDDADNPDAGREFVSFLLEEPALLTDCGLRVGDALPRANGNVPEAIGP comes from the coding sequence ATGGTGACTCGCGACGACGACGCCCGAACGAAACGCGGCGCCGGACCCTCCGGCGGCGGTCGCCGGGCGTTTCTCGCGGCCGCGAGCGCGACGGCGGCCGGCGTCGTCGGGACGGCCGGCTGTCTCGGCGCGGCCGATCGCGTGCGGGTCCTCTCGGCCGGGAGCCTCGCCGTCGCGCTCGAGGAGACGGTCGGTCCGGCCTTCGAGTCCGAGACGGGGCGCAGCTATCAGGGGGAGTACCACGGGTCGACCGTCGTGATGCGGATGATCGAGGAGAGGACCAAACACCCGGACGTGATCGTCAGCGCCGACGCCGAGCTGTTGCGGGATCGGCTCTACCCCGACCGGACGGACTGGGACGTCGAGTTCGCCGCCAACGAGGTCGGCATCGCCTACGATCCCGACACGGCCCTCGGCGGCCGACTCGCCGCCGGCGAGCCGTGGTACGAGGTCGTCGCCGACGCCGGCGCGGACGACCTCGCGATCAGCGATCCCGATCTGGACCCGCTGGGCTACCGGGCCGTCCAGCTGTTCGAACTCGCCGAGCGCCGACACGATCTCGAGGGGTTTCGCGAGACGATGCTCGACACCGCCTCTCGAGAGCCCGACGAGTCGAAGCTGTTGACCGGCGTCGAGGCCGGGAGCCGCGCCTGTGCGGTCGTCTACCGGAACATGGCCGTCGATCACGAACTGCCGTTCCGCGAGCTGCCCGACGCGTACAACTTCGGGGATCCGGCACACGCCGAGACGTACGCGACGGCGACGTACACGACCGACGAGGGGTACGCGGCCCGCGGTCGGCCGGCGGTCTACAACGCGACGGTCCGGGACGACGCCGACAACCCCGACGCCGGCCGGGAGTTCGTTTCCTTCCTGCTCGAGGAACCCGCGCTCCTGACGGACTGCGGGCTCCGCGTCGGCGATGCGCTCCCGCGCGCCAACGGAAACGTGCCGGAGGCGATCGGCCCGTGA
- the mobB gene encoding molybdopterin-guanine dinucleotide biosynthesis protein B, producing the protein MSQEPPFRVVCLAGPSDSGKTTLVERLVPRLADHGRVATVKSIHHDIEIDTPGADTHRHRTAGAETVVGVTPELTFDVTTRGKRDPPDGSDGDAVLEADDPELRALADALERLEARGYAFVVVEGFSAASLPTILVGDRDPSAVGGPVVGRGADDLEALVETIRGLDPLVDRE; encoded by the coding sequence ATGAGTCAGGAGCCACCGTTTCGCGTCGTCTGTCTCGCCGGTCCGAGCGATTCGGGGAAGACCACGCTCGTCGAACGGCTCGTACCGCGACTGGCCGATCACGGCCGCGTCGCGACGGTCAAGTCGATCCACCACGACATCGAGATCGACACACCGGGCGCCGATACCCATCGCCACCGGACCGCGGGCGCCGAGACTGTCGTCGGCGTCACCCCCGAACTCACGTTCGACGTCACTACTCGCGGCAAGCGCGATCCGCCGGACGGGTCCGACGGTGACGCCGTGCTCGAGGCCGACGATCCGGAACTGCGAGCGCTCGCGGACGCGCTCGAGCGCCTCGAGGCGCGGGGCTACGCGTTCGTCGTCGTCGAGGGCTTCTCGGCGGCCTCGCTGCCGACGATCCTCGTCGGCGACCGCGACCCGAGCGCCGTCGGCGGCCCCGTCGTCGGACGCGGCGCGGACGACCTCGAGGCGCTCGTCGAGACGATCCGCGGACTCGATCCGCTCGTCGACCGCGAGTGA
- a CDS encoding TorD/DmsD family molecular chaperone, translated as MSRPDHHVHRARLYKLASMAFDRPTDDLREAIRSAEFDDQLVESAAALGDEDLRERAETVADLSPDGADEIEDCYSTYAALFGFEQGGEIQQYEVEYGSGSLVTNTDTLADIAGFYGAFDLDLEDGNRERVDHLCIELEFVSHLALQTAYLEQTGDEKGVEIVSNAQADFLEDHLGRWVPRFRETVHDDADDPFYRALADLVVALVEADADRFEIEPDVFPEVPPSPTEGLTGGGDGDFRCGTCGSNGSQTSTPSPGSAEMPMGDRDGPY; from the coding sequence ATGTCACGACCAGACCACCACGTTCACCGCGCGCGACTGTACAAGCTCGCGTCGATGGCGTTCGACCGACCGACCGACGACCTCCGCGAGGCGATCCGCTCCGCCGAGTTCGACGACCAGCTCGTCGAGTCCGCCGCGGCGCTGGGAGACGAGGACCTTCGCGAGCGCGCCGAGACGGTCGCCGACCTGAGTCCGGACGGCGCCGACGAGATCGAGGACTGCTACTCGACGTACGCCGCGCTGTTCGGCTTCGAGCAGGGCGGCGAGATCCAGCAGTACGAGGTCGAGTACGGCTCGGGCTCGCTCGTGACGAACACGGACACGCTCGCCGACATCGCCGGCTTCTACGGCGCGTTCGACCTCGACCTCGAGGACGGCAACCGCGAGCGGGTCGACCACCTCTGCATCGAGCTCGAGTTCGTCTCCCACCTGGCCTTACAGACGGCCTACCTCGAGCAGACCGGCGACGAGAAGGGCGTCGAGATCGTCTCGAACGCCCAGGCGGACTTCCTCGAGGACCACCTCGGGCGCTGGGTCCCGCGGTTCCGCGAGACGGTCCACGACGACGCCGACGACCCGTTCTATCGGGCGCTCGCGGATCTCGTGGTGGCGCTGGTCGAGGCCGACGCCGACCGGTTCGAGATCGAACCGGACGTCTTCCCCGAGGTACCGCCGTCCCCGACCGAGGGGCTCACCGGCGGCGGCGACGGGGACTTCCGGTGTGGGACCTGCGGCTCGAACGGATCCCAGACGTCGACCCCTTCGCCCGGCAGCGCCGAGATGCCGATGGGCGACCGCGACGGCCCGTACTGA
- a CDS encoding 4Fe-4S dicluster domain-containing protein encodes MAEVYNWQIGREMDYPYTEARPEKQWGAVFDLNKCIACQTCSLSCKTTWTNNEGQEHMFWNNVETKPYGSYPLQWDVEILDRLGVHEWGSDGVYEGKTIFEARDFDWESMAIDDDPETMHSEGIEGFRPDDEDWAQPNLGEDEPTGQEVESDTHIDEDHHPTWFFYLPRVCNHCTFAACAGGCPVQAIYKRQEDGIVLLDEDSCQAFQECVRACPYGKSIYNSVANNSQKCVGCYPKVEQGLVPQCFENCLGKIRMHGWVNTPENADTAAPVDYMVHDAEVALPLYPQLGLEPNVYYIPPINVPTDYLEQMFGPRVEQAQETYRKARRGDEEYRKLRGALHLMGSTEWRIEEFEVTDEEAIGYDQDGHTVARVPMEEPRYERDRFDGQHDAYRLDIA; translated from the coding sequence ATGGCAGAAGTTTACAATTGGCAGATCGGCCGCGAGATGGACTACCCCTACACGGAAGCGCGTCCGGAGAAACAGTGGGGGGCAGTGTTCGACCTGAACAAGTGTATCGCGTGCCAGACGTGCTCGCTGTCGTGTAAGACGACCTGGACCAACAACGAGGGCCAGGAGCACATGTTCTGGAACAACGTCGAGACCAAGCCCTACGGCTCCTACCCGCTGCAGTGGGACGTCGAGATCCTCGACCGACTCGGCGTCCACGAGTGGGGCTCGGACGGCGTCTACGAGGGCAAGACGATCTTCGAGGCCCGCGACTTCGACTGGGAGTCGATGGCGATCGACGACGATCCGGAGACCATGCACAGCGAGGGGATCGAGGGCTTCCGTCCCGACGACGAGGACTGGGCCCAGCCGAACCTCGGCGAGGACGAGCCGACCGGCCAGGAGGTCGAATCGGACACCCACATCGACGAGGACCACCACCCGACGTGGTTCTTCTACCTCCCGCGGGTCTGCAACCACTGCACGTTCGCGGCCTGCGCCGGCGGCTGTCCCGTCCAGGCCATCTACAAGCGCCAGGAGGACGGCATCGTCCTGCTCGACGAGGACAGCTGTCAGGCCTTCCAGGAGTGCGTCCGGGCCTGTCCCTACGGGAAGTCGATCTACAACTCGGTCGCGAACAACTCCCAGAAGTGCGTCGGCTGCTACCCGAAGGTCGAGCAGGGACTCGTCCCGCAGTGTTTCGAAAACTGTCTCGGCAAGATCCGAATGCACGGCTGGGTCAACACCCCCGAGAACGCCGACACCGCCGCGCCCGTCGACTACATGGTCCACGACGCCGAGGTCGCGCTCCCGCTGTACCCGCAGCTGGGACTCGAGCCCAACGTCTACTACATCCCGCCGATCAACGTCCCGACGGACTACTTGGAACAGATGTTCGGCCCGCGCGTCGAGCAGGCCCAGGAGACCTACCGGAAGGCCCGCCGCGGCGACGAGGAGTACCGCAAGCTCCGCGGCGCCTTGCACCTGATGGGGTCGACCGAGTGGCGCATCGAGGAGTTCGAAGTGACCGACGAGGAAGCGATCGGCTACGATCAGGACGGCCACACCGTCGCTCGCGTCCCGATGGAGGAACCGAGATACGAGCGCGACCGCTTCGACGGCCAGCACGACGCCTACCGGCTCGACATCGCGTAA